The genome window CCACCTTGTCCTATGTTATactgaggaagagaagagggaaggaatgaagCAAGGAAGTAAAAAGGAGCAGAAGAGTTCTCTCCCCTTAACACGGATGCCCTGAACTTTTGCTGGAAAGTTCCCTGTTCAACCCTTAGTGTATGAACAAAGCTCAGGTGGAGTCTGAATCTGAGGAGTCCCCTGAGGAAGAtgagctggagccactgccctcAGATTCATCCTCTTCATCTTCATCTCCACTGCCATCGTCCTCATCCCCGTCTTCCTTCTTATTCTCTTCTGATCCCCATGAGGGATGATAATTGACTTGAAAATTCTCTGTTGATTCTGTCCCTTGAACCTCCAGTCCCTGCTCCTTTCCAAGTCCTTCCTGAAGACTCTTTGCTGGTAAGGACTGCAGATCTGTTCGTCTAAACTTGGGGTTTGGGCCTCCTGTCGTGGGCCTGTTCTTACACTTAGTATAGGTTGCCTCTTTGTACGCAGCATATTCCTCGGGAGACAGACTCTTGAGCCAGAGATCCAGGTCCACCTTGTACTgtttctgcagctcctcagcctggCTGCTGTAATGTTCCTTCAGGCCCCGTGGGATGTGCTGCCAGCGTCTGCCAATCTCCACCATCTGCTCTCTCAGGGTCAAATGTTGCAGCTCCCTACTCGACCATGAATCTTGGTGAAACTTGTGGTATCCATTCATAGGGGGCTTCCTGGGCTCTCCATGGAATTTCATCTTCTTGGAAAATTCATCAGTTTCTGGAGGAGACCTCACTTCTTTCACATTTCTCTGAAACTTCTGTTGGGTTTTGATATGGCTCCTCTTGGGGACACCGGATTTCTTGGAGTCCTCAACTAGATCAGGGTGGTCTTTTCCGAACTGAGCCAGTTTTTCCTCAAACTCTTGCTTCCCCTTTTGGAAATCCTCATATTTCTGCTTTATCTGCTTTGGGAGCTCCTTGTACTTCTCAGACAGCAACTTGTTCAGCTCCCGGTTGGTCGGCTCAGGGTTCCTTTGAGAGTACTGAGGCCAGTTCTCCTTGACAAAGCGGTTATCTGCAGTTAGGGGCTTCTTTGGGAAGTCTGGATGTTTCTtgcagtttttgcttttgtaggTATTTTTAATGTGCTCCTTAGCTTCCAGGACTAATTCTTTCAAAGCATGGAACTTCAAGTTAACAGAAAACTCTAACCACTTGAGCTTACACATTTCtccagaaaaatctttaaaagctaCTTTTTCCCAGTCTTGATGTGATAGGGTTGTTTTAAACAAATGACTGTTATTGGACAGGAGATTATTCTCCATGGATTCCAGTAGCCTCAGGATGTCTTCATTGGACCAGCAGTCTTGTCCTCTGTGCAGTACCATTTCTCGGTCTTCGGGTTGCTTATTAAATCCTAGTCCTTCAGATATCTCAGCAGGAGCTCAAACTTCACTCTCAAGATTCGGCAGatgatttatttctggaatttctgcaGTATGTGTGATTCTATGTttctgaggagaaagagaaaaaaacgtTACTCACTGTTTATGgtatgaatgagaaaaattacaCCCCACTTGTAATATACTCATTCTATCATTAATTTACCATTAACAATATACAGTAAATGAAGAATCGCCTACTtctaaatagaaatttatattttcctttcatatgctacatttgaaatgttgaaaatatgCACCAAAACCCCCTACTCCAGTCTGCCTTTTGCCAAATTTCACCAGAGCCTATCTTCAAGCGAACTGAAGAAGTCAAACACCAGGCCACTCAGTCAAGAAACTTCAGATAACAGTAAAGCCCTGGAGACTGAGagcaaaacattaaaatgaaaacagaatgacTAAAAGGGAAAGAATATTCACTTCGTAGTGCCCTGATAATGGCCACTTGCTAATTGCAGACCAGATACCCACAACTAAAGTTGCAAATGAGGAGCTGGAACTAGAATGAGACAAGTTAATGATCTCCTCACCATATGCATCACCTGTGGTCTCTTTATGGGTGGCACATAAATCTGTAGTAAATGACTGATTGATAAAGTTTTTTGGAATGAATGCTTTCTGGTGAACCATACTGCTTCtcctttctagaaaaaaattaatgagtatTATAAAAGGTTTCCAATTCTACCTGGTTAATTCTTCCTCACATTTAAGTCTTAGGAGAAGTTTTACCTCCTCTAGAAAATCCCTCCCATATGCTTGGCACTTACAAGAACTTGAACATGGGACAAATCTGTCGGCTATTATTTTCTAATCAAATTTTTCTTCTAGTGTAACATCTCTGTGCATGTTTCTCAGATCACTTCCCAAATTCTCATGACCCTTTTAATAGTCTTTTCAGAATATCCTATTCTAAGCTAAGGCTCACATATGCCAATTTGCATACAAATACAGTGCATAAAACATTAGATAATACCATATATTTTGTGAATGACACAGGAGCAAGAGAAATATAACATGCACCTTCAGAAAAAGAATGCACGAGATGGCAAAGAAAACTTCAGACTTCAAAAGAAAGGGGAATTTCTGAGAATGAGCTTCTTAATATCAGAGAAGATGATTTGagaactatttttaattctcagtGAGTCTAAAAGGTTTTGAACGCCGTCTAAAAATTTACTGGAAGATTGAAGATCCTAATTACAATAATATCACATAACTAATACATGTGTCTGAAaataatagattaaaatattctaaaagagCTCCCGCGAGCACCACTGGCCGAACCCTCGTGTGAAATGTGAGATCCGTAACCTGGAGTGGTGCAGAGGCGGGCCGACACCCTGCTCCTGTCCTCTGGCGCTGTGCGGCCGCCTCAGGATCAGACATGGCCCAGACCGTGAAGGACTTATAGGGACGGCTGCCCACCGGGTCCCGGGGCATGGGCAGGCGCCGCGGTCTGTAGTGACCGCGAATCCGTGTTCACCACGAAAGGTGGGCACAGAGCCATCTTTAATGGGATTGGTGCTTGCAGCAGGACACCATCCTGGCCGAGGGCCTTCACTTTAGGATTTCCTGGTTCTAGTACCCCATTATCTAGGACATTCGGGCCAGACGCAGGAAAATCTCCTCCCCTACAGGCTCCAAAGACCTGCAGATGGTGAACATCTCTCTGCAAATGCTGTCTGGGCTCAATGTCCAGGAGCTTCCCAGCATGTACCAGCGCTCAGGGCTAGACTACCAGGAGCGAGCGTTGCTGTCCATTGTCAATGAAATGCTCAAGAGTGTGGTGGCCAAGTTCAATGCCTCACAGCTGATCACCCAACGTGCCCAGGTATCCCTATTGATCCTATGGGAGCTGACCGAGAGGGCCAAGGACTTCAGCCTTATCCTGGATGATGTAGCCATCACCGAGCTAGGCTTTAGCCGAGAGTACACAGCTGTTGTAGAAGCCAAACACGTGGCCCAGCAGGAGGCCCGGTGGGCCCAGTTCTTTGtagaaaaagcaaagcaagaaCAGCAGCAGAAGATCGTGCAGGCCGAGGGAGAGGCTGAGGCCGCCAAAATGCTTGGAGAAGCACTGAGCAAGAACACTGGCTACATCGATCTTCTTAAGATCCAGACAGCCCAGAACATCTCCAAGACGATCGCCACATCACAGAATCACACCTATCTCACTGCTGACAAGGTCATGCTGAACTCACAGGATGAAAGTTTCACCTGGGGAGGTGACAGCCTCATCAAGGGTAAGAAATGAGCCTGGCAACCAGAACTCCACCCCCAGACAAGATGTGGATCTGTTTCTTCTCCACTGTTTGAAGAGCCAGCTAAGGGTCCAGCATACACCCACCACGGCCCCATTATCATGTGATGGTCCCCTGTGTACTCCTCCTCCCAACTCCTCTTGGATTAAGGAAGACTGGAGAGCAACTCTTTTTCAGGGGAATGACTTTCCTCCTTCTGTAGTGGCAGGGGATGTTGGGACCGTGTGTGATCTCTCAGTGATTTCCTTCAGTGTTGTTCTCTCCTGCAAGGTTGGGAAGCGATAACCACCATCCCAGgaattagtaattttttattacttaaaaaaacattctaaaagattaaaagaataattaaagttCGTATCTGAGATAGAATAGGGGATAAGTCATAGCCCataatgtaaaaaatgtttttggaaaattcttcttaatgaatgaagacataaataaaaataattaagtcttgcaaaaaaaattgaaataaatcaaGAGTGGAGGATCAAAATGAAAGTAAACTAAAAATTATTGACttattaatttcaaatatcaGAAAAAGTCCTATTTCATCAATGtcagaaaactaaaagtaaaaacaaactaacagaacagaaagacagtAATAAGTAA of Cynocephalus volans isolate mCynVol1 chromosome 4, mCynVol1.pri, whole genome shotgun sequence contains these proteins:
- the LOC134376242 gene encoding upstream-binding factor 1-like protein 1, giving the protein MVLHRGQDCWSNEDILRLLESMENNLLSNNSHLFKTTLSHQDWEKVAFKDFSGEMCKLKWLEFSVNLKFHALKELVLEAKEHIKNTYKSKNCKKHPDFPKKPLTADNRFVKENWPQYSQRNPEPTNRELNKLLSEKYKELPKQIKQKYEDFQKGKQEFEEKLAQFGKDHPDLVEDSKKSGVPKRSHIKTQQKFQRNVKEVRSPPETDEFSKKMKFHGEPRKPPMNGYHKFHQDSWSSRELQHLTLREQMVEIGRRWQHIPRGLKEHYSSQAEELQKQYKVDLDLWLKSLSPEEYAAYKEATYTKCKNRPTTGGPNPKFRRTDLQSLPAKSLQEGLGKEQGLEVQGTESTENFQVNYHPSWGSEENKKEDGDEDDGSGDEDEEDESEGSGSSSSSSGDSSDSDST